One region of Tumebacillus amylolyticus genomic DNA includes:
- a CDS encoding MBL fold metallo-hydrolase, producing MAVATINSQELHNKINSGESIFILDVRNPSDFNDWKIEAQHLVSVNIPYFDFLEEDDAVYQGLPHDTEIVVICAKGGSAQMVAEQLDEKGYHVSFLELGMLEWSQFYNPVTVYEGENMKLIQLNRLAKGCLSYMVISGGEALVVDANRHVDEYTKLAVSENVQIKHVLDTHLHADHISGGAELAKATGAQYYISSSEMQGATGLDYKPLEQFEALKVGAVEAKVLAIPTPGHTPGSTSVLVNDQFLLSGDTIFVGGLGRPDLGGKAREWAQSLYDTVFTKVANLSDETVVLPTHFADIKEINDNGYVGATLGAIRASNEVMRTENREAFTEMVAGASGATPPNFEEIVGINRGDIHVTPEKATELEIGPNRCAVHHS from the coding sequence ATGGCTGTAGCAACGATCAATTCTCAAGAACTGCACAACAAAATCAACTCGGGCGAGTCGATCTTCATCCTCGACGTCCGCAACCCGAGTGACTTCAACGATTGGAAAATCGAAGCGCAACATCTGGTGTCGGTGAACATCCCGTACTTCGATTTTCTGGAAGAAGACGACGCGGTCTATCAAGGTCTTCCCCACGACACCGAGATCGTCGTCATCTGTGCCAAGGGCGGCAGTGCTCAAATGGTTGCCGAGCAACTTGATGAAAAAGGCTATCACGTAAGCTTTTTGGAACTCGGGATGCTGGAATGGAGCCAATTTTACAATCCTGTGACCGTCTACGAAGGCGAGAACATGAAGTTGATTCAGCTCAACCGTCTCGCCAAAGGCTGCCTGTCCTATATGGTGATCTCCGGAGGCGAAGCGTTGGTGGTCGATGCAAACCGTCATGTGGACGAATACACGAAACTGGCGGTGTCTGAAAACGTGCAGATCAAGCACGTCCTTGATACGCACTTGCACGCCGACCACATCTCCGGTGGGGCGGAACTGGCGAAAGCAACGGGAGCTCAATACTACATCTCGTCGAGCGAGATGCAAGGGGCGACTGGCTTGGACTACAAACCGCTTGAACAATTTGAAGCGTTGAAAGTCGGAGCCGTCGAAGCGAAAGTTCTGGCGATCCCGACACCCGGCCATACACCGGGCTCGACGTCCGTATTGGTTAACGATCAATTCTTGCTCTCGGGCGATACGATCTTCGTCGGCGGTCTGGGCCGTCCCGACTTGGGTGGCAAAGCGCGTGAATGGGCGCAATCTCTCTACGACACGGTGTTCACCAAAGTGGCAAATCTGTCGGACGAAACGGTCGTACTCCCGACTCACTTCGCAGATATCAAGGAAATCAACGACAACGGATATGTCGGTGCCACCCTGGGTGCAATCCGTGCAAGCAATGAAGTGATGCGCACCGAAAACCGCGAAGCCTTCACCGAGATGGTAGCGGGCGCATCCGGTGCCACCCCGCCGAACTTTGAAGAGATCGTCGGAATCAACCGTGGCGACATCCACGTCACACCGGAAAAAGCAACCGAGCTGGAAATCGGTCCGAACCGTTGCGCGGTTCATCATTCGTAA
- a CDS encoding sulfurtransferase TusA family protein has translation MQADLVVDAKGLSCPMPIVKAKKSIDTLSSGQVMQLEATDKGAVNDFQAWVKQTGNEMVHMDEENGVYRFFVKKA, from the coding sequence ATGCAAGCTGATCTCGTAGTAGACGCAAAAGGGCTCTCCTGCCCGATGCCGATTGTGAAAGCGAAGAAAAGCATAGACACGCTGTCCAGCGGTCAAGTCATGCAACTGGAAGCCACGGACAAAGGTGCAGTCAACGACTTCCAAGCGTGGGTGAAACAAACAGGCAACGAAATGGTTCACATGGACGAGGAGAACGGCGTCTATCGTTTCTTTGTCAAAAAAGCCTAA
- a CDS encoding DUF302 domain-containing protein yields MFHYTVDTDKTIDEAVAAVEASLKQHKFGVLWQLDLPKKLQEKGVDYEQPYRILEVCNPVEAKRVLTQNPLVGYFLPCKVVVYEDNGQTKIGMPKPTVMMGVVNDLALAEIAQGVEDTLIKALEAAK; encoded by the coding sequence GTGTTCCATTACACAGTTGATACGGACAAAACGATCGACGAAGCAGTGGCCGCAGTGGAAGCCAGTCTCAAACAACACAAATTCGGCGTGCTCTGGCAACTGGATCTGCCGAAGAAACTGCAAGAAAAAGGCGTGGACTACGAGCAACCTTATCGCATCTTGGAAGTCTGCAATCCGGTGGAAGCGAAGCGCGTGTTGACGCAGAACCCGCTGGTCGGGTACTTTCTTCCCTGCAAGGTCGTCGTCTACGAAGACAACGGTCAAACCAAGATCGGCATGCCCAAGCCGACCGTCATGATGGGTGTCGTCAACGACCTCGCTTTGGCGGAGATCGCGCAGGGTGTGGAGGACACGTTGATCAAAGCGTTGGAAGCAGCCAAGTAA
- a CDS encoding DsrE/DsrF/DrsH-like family protein, giving the protein MNMEKSSTLVVFNGDLDKAIASFIIATGSAAMGNKVTMFFTFWGLNILRKDEYVPVKKSFLENMFGKMMPRGANRLGISKMNMGGIGSKLMKKIMRDKNIATLPELMEMARDLDVQIIACAMSMDVLGITREELIDGIEYAGVATYLAAAEESQVNLFI; this is encoded by the coding sequence ATGAATATGGAGAAGAGTAGCACGCTCGTCGTGTTTAACGGGGATTTGGACAAAGCGATTGCAAGTTTTATCATCGCCACGGGATCGGCCGCGATGGGGAACAAAGTCACGATGTTCTTTACCTTTTGGGGGCTGAACATCTTGCGCAAGGATGAGTACGTCCCGGTGAAAAAGTCGTTTTTGGAAAACATGTTTGGAAAAATGATGCCGCGCGGTGCCAATCGTCTGGGCATCTCCAAAATGAACATGGGCGGGATCGGTTCGAAGTTGATGAAGAAGATCATGCGTGACAAAAACATCGCCACACTTCCCGAGTTGATGGAGATGGCGAGGGACTTGGATGTGCAAATCATCGCATGTGCGATGTCGATGGATGTGTTGGGGATCACCCGTGAAGAACTGATCGACGGCATCGAGTACGCAGGGGTTGCGACGTATCTGGCAGCCGCCGAAGAAAGTCAGGTGAATTTGTTCATCTAG
- a CDS encoding metal-sensing transcriptional repressor, with protein MEYNDSIKNRLRRIEGQVRGVLSMMEQEKDCRDVVTQLTAIRSAIDRAVGYVVGSNLESCIREEIEKGNVPDKVIKEAVEMLVKSR; from the coding sequence GTGGAGTACAACGATTCGATCAAAAATCGTTTGCGGAGAATTGAAGGACAAGTGCGTGGCGTACTCAGCATGATGGAACAAGAAAAAGACTGCCGGGATGTGGTAACGCAACTTACGGCCATCCGTTCGGCAATCGATCGTGCGGTCGGATACGTTGTGGGCTCCAACTTGGAGTCCTGTATTCGAGAAGAGATCGAAAAAGGAAATGTCCCCGACAAAGTGATCAAAGAAGCAGTCGAAATGCTTGTGAAGAGCAGATAG
- a CDS encoding class I SAM-dependent methyltransferase, which translates to MSHGQHRFNPKHVEKLLNPDRLKMLPPEQIVDALQISQDDNVADLGCGPGVFTFPAAKRTQRTVYAIDVEPQMLELLQQRTEEAGVSNVQTVLSDAEKIDLPDQSVDKVLIAFVLHEVEDLNQAVQEVKRILRPNGKVLILEWEKKETEMGPPVNHRLDSNELQQVLVANGLQTEVKLLNDNHYMVVAQ; encoded by the coding sequence ATGAGTCACGGACAACATCGCTTTAACCCGAAGCATGTGGAGAAACTACTCAATCCGGATCGCTTGAAGATGCTTCCGCCGGAACAGATTGTAGACGCGCTGCAAATTTCGCAAGATGATAACGTCGCGGATCTTGGATGTGGGCCGGGGGTATTCACTTTCCCAGCAGCAAAGCGAACGCAGCGCACCGTTTACGCAATCGACGTAGAGCCCCAGATGTTAGAACTTCTGCAACAGCGAACGGAAGAGGCAGGAGTTTCGAATGTTCAAACTGTCTTGAGCGATGCTGAGAAGATCGACTTGCCGGATCAGTCTGTAGACAAGGTATTGATTGCATTTGTTCTGCATGAAGTTGAGGATTTGAACCAGGCAGTACAAGAGGTGAAACGTATCCTGCGCCCGAATGGGAAAGTGTTGATTCTGGAGTGGGAGAAAAAAGAGACCGAAATGGGTCCTCCCGTGAATCATCGTTTGGATTCAAACGAGTTGCAACAAGTGTTGGTTGCCAACGGCCTGCAAACTGAGGTCAAATTGCTGAACGACAATCACTATATGGTGGTTGCTCAATAG
- a CDS encoding nucleotidyltransferase domain-containing protein encodes MFNTKNEQLDDLLRRICESLQVTPTMYALAESRYKAVADWLDRWDEPMQLQIYPQGSFRIGTTVKPIKGEEFDLDFVCEFSVPWQSQNPHLVLQKMYNRMKEHGTYQGMVELKRRCIRVNYRNEFHMDILPAFPVDDTGCLKVPDRELGWKDSNPKGYAEWFEEQGTIQKMEFVDKRAEVEPLRGHETAEEKTILAKIVQLIKRHRDVSFEDDLDNAPISIVLTTLAAKHYAGHRSVFQGLLHIVNAISIDIVAVGNGRIQVLNPRNSAEDLSERWDGNRKLYSLFVDFVRKFQNELMSVQHAVGIDAASKLLMSMFGENVTQTALRKQAEAMQNYRTTGKLAVNSKGTLTSAAVVGSTLVKGNTFFGSEE; translated from the coding sequence ATGTTTAACACAAAAAACGAACAACTAGACGATCTTCTCCGACGAATTTGCGAAAGTCTCCAAGTAACGCCAACTATGTATGCGTTAGCTGAATCGCGGTATAAGGCCGTTGCTGATTGGTTAGACCGCTGGGATGAGCCGATGCAACTGCAAATCTATCCTCAAGGATCTTTTCGTATCGGAACTACGGTGAAGCCTATCAAAGGTGAGGAGTTCGATCTCGATTTCGTATGTGAGTTCTCTGTTCCTTGGCAATCGCAAAATCCGCACCTTGTGTTGCAAAAAATGTACAACCGGATGAAAGAGCATGGTACTTATCAAGGAATGGTTGAATTAAAGCGCAGATGTATCCGTGTTAACTACCGGAATGAATTTCATATGGACATCTTGCCGGCATTTCCTGTTGATGATACAGGCTGTCTGAAAGTCCCTGACAGAGAGCTGGGGTGGAAGGACAGTAATCCCAAAGGGTATGCGGAGTGGTTTGAAGAGCAGGGAACGATTCAAAAAATGGAATTTGTAGATAAACGAGCAGAAGTGGAGCCGCTCAGAGGTCATGAGACCGCTGAAGAAAAAACAATTCTCGCTAAAATTGTTCAGCTGATTAAACGGCACCGTGACGTATCGTTTGAAGATGATTTGGACAACGCACCGATAAGCATCGTGCTAACCACTTTGGCCGCAAAACATTATGCGGGGCATAGATCTGTATTCCAAGGACTTTTGCACATTGTCAACGCTATTAGCATTGATATCGTTGCAGTTGGGAATGGTCGGATCCAGGTTCTCAACCCAAGGAACTCAGCGGAGGACCTCAGTGAAAGGTGGGACGGGAACAGAAAGTTGTATTCTCTCTTCGTGGATTTTGTAAGGAAATTCCAAAATGAACTAATGAGTGTCCAACATGCGGTTGGCATTGACGCTGCCTCTAAACTGCTCATGTCTATGTTTGGAGAGAATGTCACCCAAACAGCTCTTCGCAAACAGGCAGAAGCAATGCAAAACTATCGGACTACAGGTAAACTTGCAGTCAATAGCAAGGGTACACTTACCTCTGCAGCTGTTGTAGGTTCCACTCTTGTAAAGGGGAATACCTTCTTTGGTTCAGAAGAGTAA
- a CDS encoding HNH endonuclease — protein sequence MSKTKIPEKIKIRLWVMAAGRCQYEGCNQTLYTDTITKKDFNIAYIAHIVADRPEGPRGDEVLSDKLKSDISNLMLMCDTHHRLIDQEDEEGHPVEKLQEMKRKHEQRIQMLTSIKEDRQSHVLLYGANIGQHFAPVSWERAKEAMLPEFYPAEKTAIELGLRNSSFQDEEDFFWEMERQNLRRHFLDKVKRRMESGELSKLSVFALAPQPLLVELGTLLSDIPAADVYQLHREPANWCWQPHPEPFSYTVIEPTAISRKIALNLSISATIDNSRIAKVVGEETSIWTMTVETPNNDFLRSKQQLSLFRQEFRLLMDRIKAVHGEDSELHVFPAVPVAIAVEIGRVWMPKADLPLIVYDQNRSKGGFTQTLVISSEKKHLIAGFVS from the coding sequence ATGTCCAAAACTAAAATCCCAGAAAAAATCAAGATCCGACTTTGGGTCATGGCAGCAGGGCGATGTCAATATGAAGGGTGTAATCAGACACTTTATACCGATACCATAACAAAGAAAGATTTTAATATTGCTTATATCGCTCATATTGTAGCAGATCGTCCAGAAGGCCCACGTGGCGATGAAGTACTATCCGATAAGTTGAAGTCAGATATATCCAATCTCATGTTAATGTGTGACACACATCACCGATTAATTGATCAGGAGGATGAAGAAGGACATCCAGTAGAGAAATTACAGGAAATGAAACGAAAGCATGAGCAGCGGATTCAGATGCTGACTTCTATTAAGGAAGATCGCCAAAGCCACGTTTTGCTTTATGGAGCCAATATCGGTCAGCATTTTGCCCCTGTCAGTTGGGAAAGAGCGAAGGAGGCGATGCTACCAGAATTCTATCCGGCTGAAAAAACAGCAATCGAACTTGGATTGCGAAATAGTTCTTTTCAAGATGAGGAAGACTTTTTCTGGGAAATGGAAAGACAAAACTTACGACGGCATTTTTTGGATAAGGTAAAACGCAGGATGGAATCAGGAGAGCTTTCAAAGCTTTCGGTTTTCGCTCTGGCACCTCAACCACTTCTGGTCGAATTAGGAACTTTGCTATCTGATATTCCTGCGGCTGACGTATATCAACTTCATCGAGAACCAGCCAATTGGTGTTGGCAGCCTCATCCAGAACCGTTTAGTTACACCGTGATCGAGCCAACAGCGATCTCAAGAAAAATAGCGCTGAACCTTTCAATTAGTGCAACCATTGATAACTCTCGCATTGCTAAAGTGGTGGGTGAGGAAACGTCAATCTGGACGATGACCGTAGAAACTCCGAATAATGACTTCTTACGAAGTAAGCAGCAACTAAGTTTGTTTCGTCAGGAGTTTCGATTACTTATGGATCGAATAAAGGCAGTGCATGGAGAAGATTCAGAGTTACATGTTTTTCCTGCTGTTCCCGTGGCTATTGCAGTGGAGATCGGTCGGGTGTGGATGCCAAAAGCGGATCTTCCTTTGATCGTTTACGATCAGAACCGAAGCAAGGGTGGTTTCACACAAACACTTGTTATCTCCTCGGAGAAAAAACACCTTATTGCAGGATTTGTCTCGTAA
- a CDS encoding rhodanese-like domain-containing protein — protein sequence MNWIPFLIFVVVLWFVVSRMLPVKGLRNLTETEIASLMKQTRDHEFIDVREVHEYGGGHIRGFKNIPLSQLSSRISEIDPSHTLVLTCQSGMRSRQAARVLRKHGFQNICQLPTGVSGWSGKLVK from the coding sequence ATGAACTGGATCCCGTTTCTGATCTTCGTTGTGGTTTTGTGGTTTGTTGTGTCGCGGATGCTCCCTGTGAAGGGACTGCGCAATCTGACGGAGACGGAGATTGCGTCGTTGATGAAGCAGACGCGAGATCACGAATTCATTGATGTTCGAGAAGTTCATGAGTATGGCGGTGGTCATATCCGGGGCTTCAAAAACATCCCGCTCAGTCAGTTGTCTTCGCGCATTTCGGAGATCGACCCGTCCCACACCCTTGTGTTGACCTGCCAAAGCGGGATGAGAAGTCGTCAGGCGGCACGAGTATTGCGCAAGCACGGCTTCCAAAACATCTGCCAACTTCCGACAGGAGTCAGCGGTTGGAGTGGAAAGCTGGTCAAATAA
- a CDS encoding rhodanese-like domain-containing protein, which produces MSKVINILSFDVQDRLKNGESITIIDVREPEEVAQGRIPGAKHIRLSELQSRQNEIDPEKETILVCRSGNRSAMACEYLMGQGYRNIKNLMGGMSGWNGPVEKN; this is translated from the coding sequence GTGAGCAAAGTGATCAACATTCTCTCCTTCGACGTGCAAGATCGTCTGAAAAACGGAGAATCTATCACCATCATCGACGTCCGCGAACCGGAAGAGGTAGCGCAAGGGCGAATTCCCGGCGCGAAGCACATCCGACTCTCTGAACTGCAAAGCCGCCAGAACGAAATCGACCCGGAAAAAGAGACGATCCTCGTCTGCCGAAGCGGCAATCGAAGCGCGATGGCCTGCGAGTACCTGATGGGCCAAGGCTACCGCAATATCAAAAACCTAATGGGCGGTATGTCGGGCTGGAACGGCCCTGTTGAAAAAAACTAA
- a CDS encoding sulfite exporter TauE/SafE family protein: MTIGLLITLFLIGFVGSFLSGMLGIGGAIINYPMLLFIPALLGVGAFTAHEVSGMIAVQVFFATLAGAYVLRKQKIIHLKLVAYMGTAIIIGSFAGGYGGMLLSGKIVNLVYAILATIAAVMMFIPKKGMEERPVEEVTFNRTIAVIAALVVGTASGIVGAGGAFLLVPVMLSVLKIPTRMTIATSLAITFISSVGAVGGKLMADHILLQPSLVLILASLLAAPLGSKVSRRMNPRMLQAVLSVLIVGTTVKIWSDILMK; encoded by the coding sequence ATGACAATCGGGTTGCTAATCACACTGTTCTTGATCGGTTTTGTCGGCTCATTCCTTTCCGGGATGCTGGGGATCGGAGGCGCTATCATCAACTATCCGATGCTGCTTTTCATTCCCGCCTTGTTAGGAGTCGGTGCCTTCACCGCACATGAAGTGTCCGGCATGATTGCCGTTCAAGTTTTTTTTGCAACGCTTGCGGGTGCCTATGTTCTTCGCAAACAGAAGATCATCCATCTGAAACTGGTCGCCTATATGGGAACTGCCATCATCATCGGCTCATTTGCAGGTGGGTATGGAGGCATGTTGTTATCGGGGAAGATCGTGAACTTGGTGTACGCCATTCTCGCCACCATCGCAGCGGTGATGATGTTCATCCCGAAAAAAGGCATGGAGGAACGACCCGTCGAGGAAGTTACGTTTAATCGAACCATCGCCGTGATTGCCGCTCTCGTAGTGGGGACTGCTTCCGGAATTGTCGGGGCAGGCGGCGCGTTCTTGTTGGTGCCGGTCATGCTGTCCGTCTTGAAGATCCCGACCCGCATGACGATTGCCACGTCGCTTGCGATTACGTTCATTTCGTCTGTTGGGGCCGTCGGGGGCAAACTGATGGCGGACCATATCTTGCTTCAACCGTCGCTTGTGTTGATTCTCGCCAGTTTGTTGGCCGCGCCGCTTGGCAGCAAGGTCAGCCGCAGGATGAACCCGCGAATGCTACAAGCGGTTCTGTCGGTGTTGATCGTCGGAACCACTGTGAAGATCTGGTCCGATATCTTGATGAAGTAG
- a CDS encoding sulfurtransferase TusA family protein has protein sequence MSLVDKTIDCKGLSCPMPIVKSKKAIEEIQPGQVLEVVATDPGSVADMKAWADRTGHQFIGTTEEDGAFKHYIRKSNPNEVKPETQHPHVLTNEELLGKLSNNPVILDVREPMEYQFGHIPSAKLVPFGKLEETLSELSHLQNQEVHVICRSGNRSDLACQILTEKGFSNVKNVVPGMSAWNGPLEK, from the coding sequence ATGAGTCTCGTTGATAAAACCATTGACTGCAAAGGGCTCTCCTGTCCGATGCCGATTGTGAAATCCAAAAAAGCGATCGAAGAGATCCAGCCGGGTCAGGTTCTCGAAGTGGTGGCAACCGACCCCGGTTCCGTCGCCGACATGAAAGCTTGGGCGGATCGTACCGGTCACCAATTTATTGGCACGACGGAGGAAGACGGCGCCTTCAAACACTACATTCGAAAATCAAACCCGAATGAAGTGAAGCCGGAAACACAGCATCCGCATGTCCTGACCAATGAGGAACTGCTCGGCAAACTGAGCAACAACCCGGTCATTCTCGATGTACGGGAGCCGATGGAATACCAGTTCGGCCACATCCCCAGTGCGAAATTGGTGCCGTTTGGCAAACTGGAAGAAACACTGTCCGAGTTGTCTCATCTGCAGAACCAAGAAGTGCATGTCATCTGCCGCTCCGGCAACCGAAGCGATTTGGCGTGCCAAATCCTGACCGAAAAAGGCTTCTCCAACGTGAAAAACGTCGTACCGGGCATGTCCGCATGGAACGGGCCGCTCGAAAAATAA
- a CDS encoding MBL fold metallo-hydrolase, with protein sequence MAVATINSQELHNKINSGESIFILDVRNPSDFNDWKIEAKHLVSVNIPYFDFLEEDDAVYQGLPKDTEIVVICAKGGSAQMVAEQLDEKGYHVSFLEFGMLEWSQFYNPVTVYEGENMKLIQLNRLAKGCLSYMVISGGEALVVDANRHVDEYTKLAVSENVQIKHVLDTHLHADHISGGAELAKATGAQYYISSSEMQGATGLDYKPLEQFDALKVGAVEAKVLAIPTPGHTPGSTSVLVNDQFLLSGDTIFVGGLGRPDLGGKAREWAQSLYDTVFTQVANLSDETVVLPTHFADIKEINENGYVGATLGAIRASNEVMRTENREAFTEMVAGASGATPPNFEEIVGINRGDIHVTPEKATELEIGPNRCAVHHS encoded by the coding sequence ATGGCTGTAGCAACGATCAATTCTCAAGAACTGCACAACAAAATCAACTCGGGCGAGTCGATCTTCATCCTCGACGTCCGCAACCCGAGTGACTTCAATGATTGGAAGATCGAAGCGAAACATCTCGTGTCGGTAAACATCCCGTACTTCGACTTTCTGGAAGAAGACGACGCGGTCTATCAAGGTCTTCCCAAAGACACAGAGATCGTCGTCATCTGTGCCAAGGGCGGCAGTGCTCAAATGGTCGCCGAGCAACTTGATGAAAAAGGCTATCACGTAAGCTTTTTGGAGTTCGGGATGCTGGAGTGGAGCCAATTTTACAATCCTGTGACCGTCTACGAAGGCGAGAACATGAAGTTGATTCAACTCAACCGTCTCGCCAAAGGCTGCCTGTCCTACATGGTGATCTCCGGAGGCGAAGCGTTGGTGGTCGATGCAAACCGTCATGTGGACGAATACACGAAACTGGCGGTGTCTGAAAACGTGCAGATCAAGCACGTCCTCGATACGCACTTGCACGCCGACCACATTTCCGGTGGGGCAGAACTGGCGAAAGCAACGGGAGCTCAGTACTACATCTCGTCGAGCGAAATGCAAGGGGCGACTGGCTTGGACTACAAACCGCTCGAACAATTTGACGCGCTGAAAGTCGGAGCCGTTGAAGCGAAAGTTCTGGCGATCCCGACACCCGGCCATACACCGGGCTCGACGTCCGTATTGGTCAACGATCAATTCTTGCTCTCGGGCGATACGATCTTCGTCGGCGGTCTGGGACGTCCTGACTTGGGCGGCAAAGCGCGTGAGTGGGCGCAATCTCTCTACGACACGGTGTTCACCCAAGTGGCAAATCTGTCGGACGAAACGGTCGTGCTCCCGACTCACTTCGCAGATATCAAGGAAATCAACGAAAACGGATATGTCGGTGCCACCCTGGGTGCGATCCGTGCAAGCAATGAAGTGATGCGCACCGAAAACCGAGAAGCCTTCACCGAGATGGTAGCGGGCGCATCCGGTGCCACCCCGCCGAACTTTGAAGAGATCGTCGGAATCAACCGTGGCGACATCCACGTCACACCGGAAAAAGCAACCGAGCTGGAAATCGGTCCGAACCGTTGCGCGGTTCATCATTCGTAA
- a CDS encoding sulfurtransferase TusA family protein has translation MQADLVVDAKGLSCPMPIVKAKKSIDTLSSGQVMQLEATDKGAVNDFQAWVKQTGNEMVHMDEENGVYRFFVKKA, from the coding sequence ATGCAAGCTGATCTCGTAGTAGACGCAAAAGGGCTCTCCTGCCCGATGCCGATTGTGAAAGCGAAAAAAAGCATAGACACGCTGTCCAGCGGTCAAGTCATGCAACTGGAAGCCACGGACAAAGGGGCGGTCAACGACTTCCAAGCGTGGGTGAAACAAACAGGCAACGAAATGGTTCACATGGACGAGGAGAACGGCGTCTATCGCTTCTTTGTCAAAAAAGCCTAA
- a CDS encoding DUF302 domain-containing protein, producing the protein MFHYTVDTDKTIDEAVAAVEASLKQHKFGVLWQLDLPKKLQEKGVDYEQPYRILEVCNPVEAKRVLTQNPLVGYFLPCKVVVYEDNGQTKIGMPKPTVMMGVVNDPALAEIAQGVEDTLIKALEEAK; encoded by the coding sequence GTGTTCCATTACACGGTTGATACGGACAAAACGATCGACGAAGCAGTAGCCGCTGTGGAAGCCAGTCTCAAACAACACAAATTCGGCGTGCTCTGGCAACTGGATCTGCCGAAGAAACTGCAAGAAAAAGGCGTGGACTACGAGCAACCGTATCGCATCTTGGAAGTTTGCAATCCGGTGGAAGCGAAGCGCGTGTTGACGCAGAACCCGCTGGTCGGGTACTTCCTTCCCTGCAAGGTCGTCGTCTACGAAGACAACGGTCAAACCAAGATCGGCATGCCCAAGCCGACCGTCATGATGGGTGTCGTCAACGACCCCGCTTTGGCGGAGATCGCGCAGGGCGTGGAGGACACGTTGATCAAAGCGTTGGAAGAAGCCAAGTAA
- a CDS encoding DsrE/DsrF/DrsH-like family protein: MNMEKSSTLVVFNGDLDKAIASFIIATGSAAMGNKVTMFFTFWGLNILRKDEYVPVKKSFLENMFGKMMPRGANRLGISKMNMGGIGSKLMKKIMRDKNIATLPELMEMAKDLDVQIIACAMSMDVLGITREELIDGIEYAGVATYLAAAEESQVNLFI, encoded by the coding sequence ATGAATATGGAGAAGAGCAGCACGCTCGTCGTGTTTAACGGGGATTTGGACAAAGCGATTGCAAGTTTTATCATCGCCACGGGATCGGCCGCGATGGGGAACAAAGTCACGATGTTCTTTACCTTCTGGGGGCTGAACATCTTGCGCAAGGATGAGTACGTGCCGGTGAAAAAGTCGTTTCTGGAAAACATGTTTGGAAAAATGATGCCGCGCGGTGCCAATCGTCTGGGCATCTCCAAAATGAACATGGGCGGGATCGGTTCGAAGTTGATGAAGAAGATCATGCGCGACAAAAACATCGCCACACTTCCCGAGTTGATGGAGATGGCGAAGGACTTGGATGTGCAGATCATCGCATGCGCGATGTCGATGGATGTGTTGGGGATCACCCGCGAAGAACTGATCGACGGCATCGAGTATGCAGGGGTTGCCACGTATCTGGCCGCCGCCGAGGAAAGTCAGGTAAATTTGTTCATCTAG
- a CDS encoding metal-sensing transcriptional repressor, with protein MEYNDSIKNRLRRIEGQVRGVLSMMEQEKDCRDVVTQLTAIRSAIDRAVGYVVGSNLESCIREEIEKGNVPDKVIKEAVEMLVKSR; from the coding sequence GTGGAGTACAACGATTCGATCAAAAATCGTTTGCGGAGAATTGAAGGACAGGTGCGTGGCGTACTCAGCATGATGGAACAGGAAAAAGACTGCCGGGATGTGGTAACGCAACTTACGGCCATCCGTTCGGCAATCGATCGAGCGGTCGGATATGTTGTGGGCTCCAACTTGGAGTCCTGTATTCGAGAAGAGATCGAAAAAGGAAATGTCCCCGACAAAGTGATCAAAGAAGCAGTCGAAATGCTTGTGAAGAGCAGATAG